From Parasphaerochaeta coccoides DSM 17374, a single genomic window includes:
- a CDS encoding carbohydrate ABC transporter permease, with the protein MKKKYITIEKKQARWGFFFVVPSLLFFSVFSFYPILNAFYTSFFDKRALSKAAPAFLGLGNYKRLFNPATMDNALSFYNSLRSTFVFTIGTFVPLLIISLLLAVFISNLSGNRTKKFLQIAYYCPAVLSSVVAAAIWMIIFDPRGLGNQWLNALLGTPGIDRRWLVDGTMEQVSTMVIYFWKYIGYFVILFITGLASIPPTLYEASTIDGATKWQSFWKITLPLLKPTVVLVSIMAMLQCLKTFSTQYMLYSNGAPRAPINVITFNIYVTGIQEQYLGRASAMSVVLFLLMLFFTWAQFRVSKSDQVDY; encoded by the coding sequence ATGAAAAAAAAATATATCACCATAGAAAAGAAACAGGCTCGCTGGGGGTTTTTCTTTGTCGTGCCTTCCCTGCTGTTTTTTTCTGTCTTTAGCTTTTATCCCATACTCAATGCGTTTTATACGAGTTTTTTCGACAAGAGAGCATTGAGCAAAGCTGCGCCTGCTTTTCTTGGCTTGGGAAACTACAAACGGTTGTTCAATCCAGCGACAATGGACAATGCGCTGTCTTTCTACAATTCCTTACGTTCGACGTTTGTTTTCACCATAGGGACATTCGTCCCCCTGTTGATCATCAGCCTTCTTCTGGCAGTATTCATTTCAAACTTGTCGGGGAACCGGACAAAGAAATTCTTGCAGATAGCCTATTATTGTCCGGCGGTGCTGTCTTCTGTTGTCGCCGCGGCTATCTGGATGATCATATTTGATCCCAGAGGCCTGGGGAACCAATGGCTGAATGCACTTCTCGGCACTCCGGGCATTGACAGACGATGGCTGGTAGACGGCACGATGGAACAGGTTTCCACCATGGTCATCTACTTTTGGAAATACATAGGATATTTCGTCATCCTGTTCATAACCGGGCTTGCTTCCATTCCGCCCACGCTGTATGAAGCCTCCACGATAGACGGAGCCACGAAATGGCAGAGTTTCTGGAAGATTACCTTGCCCTTGCTGAAGCCAACGGTCGTCCTGGTATCCATCATGGCAATGTTGCAATGCTTGAAGACGTTCAGTACGCAATACATGCTCTATTCCAATGGAGCTCCCAGGGCACCCATCAACGTCATTACATTCAACATCTATGTGACAGGCATCCAAGAGCAGTACTTGGGACGGGCAAGCGCTATGAGCGTGGTTCTTTTCTTGCTCATGCTTTTCTTCACATGGGCTCAATTCAGGGTTTCCAAATCAGACCAGGTAGACTATTAG
- a CDS encoding carbohydrate ABC transporter permease: protein MTQKTSLLAYGSHIRAKVSLPHIFIYAVLLIMLVFTLIPLLFMITASMMTSREILQMPYKWIPDRLNYVNFVKAIKGNDGNYIFLRNISNSLIVAVSVSITTVLLASITGYGLAKFHFKGRNFVFMLIMATMMIPFEAIMIPLYMVVMQLRIQNSYIGLILPFMVSAFGIFQMRQYLTTFPKEFLDAARVDGMGEFSIFWKIVFPNCKPVIATLGILSFRGQWDNLLWPLLVSQNEKMKTIPQYISTFVQERSTDEGALMAAALLASIPMFIMFISLSRYFIGGSSVFESRKG, encoded by the coding sequence ATGACACAGAAGACATCCTTGCTCGCATATGGATCCCACATCAGGGCGAAAGTATCGCTTCCGCACATTTTCATATATGCTGTCCTGCTTATCATGTTGGTTTTTACGCTCATCCCCTTGTTGTTCATGATAACAGCCTCCATGATGACATCCAGAGAAATACTCCAGATGCCGTATAAATGGATTCCTGATAGGCTCAACTATGTAAATTTTGTAAAAGCCATCAAAGGAAATGACGGGAACTATATTTTCCTGCGTAACATCTCCAACTCCCTGATAGTCGCCGTCTCGGTATCAATCACTACAGTCCTGTTGGCATCCATCACAGGGTATGGACTTGCAAAGTTCCATTTTAAAGGAAGGAACTTTGTTTTCATGCTGATCATGGCCACCATGATGATTCCGTTTGAAGCCATCATGATTCCTCTCTACATGGTTGTCATGCAGCTGCGCATACAGAATTCCTACATAGGTCTTATCTTGCCGTTCATGGTCAGTGCCTTCGGTATTTTCCAGATGCGCCAGTATCTTACGACGTTTCCCAAGGAGTTCCTTGATGCCGCGCGTGTCGATGGCATGGGTGAGTTCTCGATTTTCTGGAAGATTGTATTCCCCAATTGCAAGCCGGTCATAGCGACCTTGGGCATACTCTCCTTCCGAGGACAATGGGACAATCTTCTTTGGCCGCTGTTGGTGAGCCAGAATGAAAAAATGAAGACAATCCCGCAGTACATATCCACCTTTGTCCAAGAAAGAAGTACTGATGAAGGCGCGTTGATGGCTGCGGCGCTTCTGGCCAGCATACCCATGTTCATCATGTTCATATCGCTGTCGCGTTATTTCATCGGTGGTTCATCTGTATTCGAGTCCAGAAAAGGCTGA
- a CDS encoding sensor histidine kinase — translation MTPQRKGIRTKFSVLRPKAHSFSSHRQRSLLVQLITSFIIVMFVPIVMLTFYYIVIGNKTILENLKKQGESDILHDSILVTRMLESYRHKTYLLTTNELIIQAVTPNPGDDATGEISSKDIYEELFSIMKGDTYIASANIVSDTGNIRYSTHLFPAAYDVRYQSRDMKPFFTLSLADSTTASLMSLDNRYASDANRLAGINIFRRIRQPDGTGVGYGIVDIFLDSFYKDININGIFSDVILIDRENFLASSLLHTERYGSFSTFPNLSRIRADRLVRMGSRQDGNAMISWAPITGTAFSIVGITETASYTRNIQEFFSIVAMVSVIGLALSGVLAYIFSRTISRPVEHLVQSMRTVENGEFTVSPTESHIKEIAQLDDAFSRMIEQIVELLRLTREEEEKLKEAERKALESQMNPHFLYNTLNAITALAKLHGEQEILTITTKLGMLLRNSIDTQQSTVTLRDSLTMIENYLAIQKIRFGDKLKVTWHVDESLLDIHTPKLIIQPFVENSIIHGLEPKRGEWKLAILVEKREGFIFISIRDNGVGFPPEGVPETLEEFAESDHCGMYNVYRRLKLHYGDAADIQISSIPNKETCVILSFPLEDA, via the coding sequence ATGACCCCACAACGCAAAGGAATACGCACGAAATTTTCCGTGCTGCGCCCAAAGGCACATTCCTTTTCTTCTCACAGGCAACGGTCCCTTCTTGTCCAGCTCATCACGTCCTTCATCATTGTCATGTTCGTCCCTATCGTCATGCTCACCTTCTATTACATTGTCATTGGAAACAAGACAATCCTTGAGAATCTCAAGAAGCAAGGTGAAAGTGACATTCTGCATGATTCCATCCTGGTAACCCGCATGCTGGAGTCCTACAGGCACAAGACATACCTGCTGACGACCAATGAGCTCATCATACAGGCAGTTACGCCGAACCCAGGAGATGATGCCACCGGAGAAATATCATCCAAGGACATCTATGAAGAACTATTCAGCATCATGAAAGGAGACACCTACATTGCCTCAGCCAACATCGTAAGCGATACAGGGAACATCAGATATTCAACACATCTTTTTCCTGCCGCATATGATGTTCGTTATCAATCACGGGACATGAAACCTTTCTTCACACTTTCCCTGGCGGATTCAACGACAGCCTCCCTCATGTCCTTGGACAATCGTTATGCATCGGATGCAAACCGCCTTGCCGGAATAAACATATTCCGCAGGATACGCCAGCCGGACGGGACAGGAGTAGGATATGGCATCGTCGATATTTTTCTGGACAGCTTCTACAAGGATATTAACATCAACGGCATCTTTTCTGATGTCATCCTGATAGACAGGGAGAATTTTCTGGCATCTTCCCTGCTTCATACTGAAAGATATGGCTCTTTCTCAACGTTCCCGAACCTGTCGAGGATACGTGCCGACAGGCTTGTCCGCATGGGTTCCCGGCAGGACGGCAACGCCATGATTTCCTGGGCTCCCATCACAGGTACGGCCTTCTCAATCGTAGGCATAACGGAAACAGCGTCATATACACGGAACATACAGGAGTTCTTTTCCATCGTGGCTATGGTTTCCGTAATCGGGCTTGCCCTGTCCGGCGTGCTTGCGTATATTTTCTCCCGCACTATCTCACGCCCTGTCGAACATCTTGTACAGTCTATGCGCACTGTAGAAAACGGAGAGTTCACAGTCAGCCCGACAGAATCCCACATCAAGGAGATTGCCCAGCTTGATGATGCGTTTTCTCGGATGATTGAACAAATCGTGGAGCTTCTCAGGCTGACAAGGGAAGAAGAAGAAAAATTGAAGGAAGCAGAACGCAAAGCCTTGGAATCACAAATGAACCCTCATTTCCTGTACAATACACTCAACGCCATCACCGCTTTAGCTAAATTACATGGAGAACAGGAAATACTCACCATAACGACAAAACTTGGCATGCTTCTGAGAAACAGTATTGATACGCAGCAAAGCACTGTGACGCTGCGTGACAGCCTGACCATGATAGAAAACTATCTCGCCATACAGAAAATCAGGTTTGGGGACAAGCTTAAGGTTACGTGGCATGTCGATGAATCCTTGTTGGATATCCACACCCCGAAACTCATCATCCAACCTTTTGTGGAAAACTCCATCATTCATGGACTGGAACCGAAACGAGGCGAATGGAAACTTGCCATCCTTGTAGAAAAAAGAGAGGGCTTCATATTCATTTCAATCCGTGACAATGGCGTAGGGTTCCCTCCAGAGGGGGTTCCGGAAACATTGGAAGAATTTGCAGAGAGCGATCATTGCGGGATGTATAATGTATACAGACGTTTGAAACTTCATTATGGTGATGCCGCGGATATACAGATTTCTTCAATCCCAAACAAAGAGACGTGTGTCATATTGAGCTTTCCCCTGGAAGACGCATGA
- a CDS encoding Eco57I restriction-modification methylase domain-containing protein translates to MSDKTVIKTTKTVYPQIYAYVLLGYDPKDGWIKIGYTERKDVDSRIKEQTHTAAVNLKYSKLWSEPARFSGSDVWFKDKQLHAYLRRFKKIAQEPNTEWFYYDGTPQQAHEDFDDFRNNNLDNSVREGSHLEYQLRHEQELAVEQTLAYAKDHPEGEFLWNAKPRFGKTLTTYDLVRKMEAQKILVVTNRPAIANSWYDDFETFIAWQTDYRFVSTTDSLKERPVLTREKFLDVLFTPEGKDARCIAFISLQDLKGAISFGGMYNKLTWVKDLEWDVLVIDEAHEGVDTFKTDIAFNNIKRKFTLHLSGTPFKAVASGRFSEDQIFNWTYADEQDAKAEWSDAAQNNPYERLPRLNLFSYQMSQMITDEVNQGANIDGKDVDFAFDLNEFFETNDSGNFVHEAEVSKWLDTLTRNEKYPFSTKELRDELRHTFWLLNRIASAKALAKLLKQHPVFENYGIILAAGDGRTEDDPTVNEKSLDRVRAAIKAHGKTITLSVGQLTTGVTVPEWSAVLMLSNVKSPSLYMQAGFRAQNPWDYEADGEMQQKQNAYIFDFAPERTLIIYDEFANNLNSKTVSGGGTTVDRETHIKTLLNFFPVIAEDDEGKMVELDVRQVLTIPKALKAREVVRRGFMSNLLFQNISGIFASSEAREILGQLNPVDVGKVTPRQTDDPIDTQGVQVDGYGDAMVPPPMVLKETEARFGEKVYADIIGAAQQATEQSASNLINTVATAFTQNVLDTVKELAKDSAVTMAQAEQVVKQNANIIAREVEVVQKQAEIKQAEAKVEFDRQVAVAQDDKAAVAEAKAKFEATTQKIQDDFKKEVVSTVAEKTKELTKKSTETILKKAEEKKKTTVEDDIRARLRGFARTIPSFLMAYGTPDTTLANFDENIKDVVFKEVTGITLDQFRTLRDTYEFFDGVVFNESIQEFLHKKEQLADYFDDSHDEDIFDYIPPQKTNQIYTPRKVVKLMIDKLEEENPDIFTDKDKTFADLYVKSGLYLTEIVKRLYTALAGQIPDEKQRIKHILENQIYGFAPSEIIYNIARNFIFGSFANINDSHLQCRDLTEMAKTGRSLDMKFDVVVGNPPYQDEAVGGSTSNDPIYNHFYNLAELIAPKYCLISPARFLSKAGYTPKTWNEQMLNDENLKVVYYEQKSALIFPNTDIKGGVVVLLRDKDKSFGKIGTFTNFEELNSILFKVSKITSKTIETLITGRGVYRLTNIAVSEYPQIVDIQSKGHKYDVGTGAFKILDNIIYFEDKPDDGNDYVQILGLFGGQRVYRYIRKDFINCPHGFTSYKVILPKSNGTGAIGEILSTPLIGEPLIGFTETFISIGAFNNSTEAENCLKYVKSKFARTMLGVLKVTQDNPRDKWSKVPLQDFTPQSDIDWTKSIPEIDKQLYAKYGLDEKEIAFIEEKVAAME, encoded by the coding sequence ATGAGTGACAAGACCGTGATAAAAACCACAAAGACCGTGTATCCCCAAATCTACGCCTATGTCCTGCTTGGGTATGACCCGAAAGATGGTTGGATAAAAATAGGGTACACTGAGCGCAAGGATGTGGACAGTCGAATTAAGGAGCAGACCCACACGGCTGCGGTCAATCTGAAATACTCCAAGCTGTGGTCGGAGCCAGCCAGGTTTTCCGGTTCCGACGTTTGGTTCAAAGACAAACAACTCCATGCTTATCTGCGTAGGTTCAAGAAGATTGCGCAGGAGCCGAACACGGAATGGTTCTATTACGACGGAACGCCGCAGCAAGCCCACGAAGACTTTGATGATTTCAGGAACAACAACCTGGATAATTCCGTACGGGAGGGCAGTCACCTTGAATACCAGCTTCGCCATGAGCAGGAATTGGCCGTTGAGCAAACGCTTGCCTATGCCAAAGACCACCCGGAAGGCGAGTTCCTCTGGAACGCAAAGCCACGCTTCGGCAAGACGCTGACCACCTATGATTTAGTCCGCAAGATGGAGGCACAGAAGATTTTGGTCGTCACGAACCGTCCGGCCATCGCCAATTCGTGGTACGACGATTTCGAGACCTTCATCGCTTGGCAGACTGACTACCGTTTTGTCTCAACGACCGATTCTCTGAAAGAGCGTCCTGTTCTTACACGTGAGAAATTTCTTGATGTTCTGTTCACTCCAGAAGGCAAGGATGCTCGTTGTATCGCTTTCATTTCACTACAGGATCTGAAAGGGGCGATCAGCTTCGGCGGGATGTATAACAAGCTCACATGGGTGAAAGATCTGGAATGGGACGTGCTTGTTATCGATGAAGCGCACGAGGGGGTCGATACATTCAAGACGGATATTGCTTTCAACAACATAAAACGAAAATTCACGTTACATCTATCCGGTACTCCTTTCAAAGCTGTAGCTAGTGGTCGGTTCTCTGAAGACCAGATATTCAACTGGACATATGCGGACGAACAAGACGCAAAAGCCGAGTGGTCGGACGCAGCACAGAACAACCCTTATGAGAGGCTTCCCCGCTTGAATCTGTTCTCTTATCAGATGAGCCAGATGATCACCGACGAGGTGAATCAGGGAGCCAATATCGACGGCAAAGACGTAGACTTTGCTTTCGACTTGAACGAGTTCTTCGAGACGAACGACAGCGGCAATTTCGTTCACGAAGCCGAAGTGAGCAAATGGCTGGATACTCTTACGCGGAATGAGAAGTACCCCTTCTCCACGAAGGAGCTACGCGACGAGCTGAGACACACTTTCTGGCTGCTCAACCGCATAGCGAGCGCGAAGGCTCTTGCGAAGCTCTTGAAGCAGCACCCTGTCTTTGAGAACTACGGGATCATCTTGGCGGCAGGTGATGGCCGGACAGAGGATGACCCGACCGTCAACGAGAAATCGCTGGACAGAGTACGCGCTGCAATCAAGGCGCATGGGAAGACGATAACCCTCTCCGTAGGGCAGCTTACAACTGGCGTTACCGTCCCCGAATGGTCAGCCGTCCTCATGCTCTCCAACGTGAAGTCGCCCAGCCTCTATATGCAAGCCGGTTTCCGCGCGCAGAATCCGTGGGACTATGAAGCGGATGGCGAAATGCAACAGAAGCAGAACGCCTACATCTTTGACTTCGCCCCGGAGCGCACCCTTATCATCTATGACGAGTTCGCCAATAATCTGAACAGCAAGACCGTCTCTGGCGGCGGCACGACGGTTGACCGCGAGACACATATCAAGACGCTGCTCAACTTCTTCCCGGTCATCGCCGAGGATGACGAGGGCAAGATGGTGGAGCTTGACGTTCGGCAGGTTCTGACCATCCCGAAGGCATTAAAGGCAAGAGAAGTCGTCAGGCGTGGCTTTATGTCAAACCTCTTGTTCCAGAATATCTCCGGCATTTTCGCCTCGTCGGAAGCACGAGAAATCTTGGGGCAGCTCAACCCTGTTGATGTGGGAAAGGTCACGCCGCGTCAAACTGACGATCCCATTGACACGCAGGGCGTTCAAGTGGACGGCTACGGTGACGCTATGGTGCCGCCCCCAATGGTTCTCAAAGAAACCGAAGCTCGCTTTGGCGAGAAGGTCTACGCCGATATAATCGGTGCCGCTCAACAGGCGACAGAGCAATCGGCTTCGAATCTGATAAACACTGTCGCCACAGCCTTCACACAGAATGTACTGGATACGGTAAAGGAGCTTGCGAAAGACAGTGCCGTCACGATGGCGCAAGCGGAGCAGGTGGTAAAGCAAAACGCCAATATCATAGCCCGCGAGGTCGAGGTCGTCCAGAAACAAGCCGAAATCAAACAGGCCGAGGCAAAGGTCGAATTTGACCGCCAAGTCGCCGTCGCCCAAGATGACAAGGCAGCGGTCGCCGAGGCCAAGGCGAAGTTTGAGGCGACGACACAGAAGATACAGGATGACTTCAAGAAAGAAGTTGTCTCCACAGTTGCAGAGAAAACGAAAGAACTGACAAAGAAGTCCACCGAAACCATCCTCAAAAAAGCCGAGGAAAAGAAAAAGACAACTGTTGAAGATGACATCCGCGCCCGTCTGCGCGGCTTTGCCCGTACCATTCCGTCGTTCCTGATGGCATACGGCACGCCCGACACGACGCTTGCAAACTTCGACGAGAACATCAAGGACGTGGTATTCAAAGAAGTTACCGGTATAACGCTTGACCAGTTCCGCACCTTGCGAGACACCTATGAGTTCTTTGACGGCGTTGTCTTCAATGAATCCATACAGGAGTTTCTGCACAAGAAAGAACAGCTTGCCGACTACTTTGATGACAGCCATGATGAAGACATCTTCGACTACATCCCGCCGCAGAAGACCAATCAGATTTACACACCCAGAAAGGTTGTCAAGCTGATGATCGACAAACTGGAAGAAGAAAACCCGGACATCTTCACCGACAAAGACAAGACCTTTGCCGACCTGTATGTGAAATCCGGTTTGTATTTGACAGAAATCGTAAAGCGACTGTATACGGCTCTGGCCGGGCAGATACCCGACGAGAAGCAGAGGATCAAGCACATTCTTGAAAACCAGATTTACGGCTTCGCACCAAGCGAGATCATCTACAATATCGCCAGGAACTTTATTTTTGGTAGCTTTGCGAATATCAACGATTCGCACTTGCAATGTCGTGACTTGACCGAAATGGCCAAGACCGGAAGGAGCTTGGATATGAAATTCGATGTCGTGGTGGGGAATCCGCCGTATCAGGATGAAGCGGTCGGAGGTAGTACGAGTAACGACCCAATATATAACCACTTTTATAATTTAGCTGAACTTATAGCACCAAAGTATTGTTTGATATCTCCCGCAAGGTTCCTATCTAAAGCTGGGTATACTCCTAAAACATGGAATGAGCAAATGTTAAATGATGAGAATCTGAAAGTCGTGTATTATGAGCAAAAATCTGCTCTTATTTTTCCAAATACAGATATTAAAGGTGGTGTAGTTGTCTTGCTTCGGGATAAAGATAAATCTTTTGGAAAGATAGGGACTTTTACAAACTTTGAGGAATTAAACTCCATACTGTTTAAAGTCTCCAAAATAACCTCAAAAACAATTGAGACCCTGATTACTGGACGTGGTGTTTATCGCCTTACCAATATTGCTGTGTCTGAGTATCCTCAGATTGTTGATATTCAGTCCAAAGGGCATAAGTATGATGTTGGTACTGGAGCGTTCAAAATTTTGGATAATATAATTTACTTTGAAGATAAGCCTGACGATGGGAACGACTACGTTCAGATATTGGGATTGTTTGGCGGACAACGTGTTTATCGATATATTAGGAAAGACTTTATTAACTGTCCCCATGGGTTTACAAGTTATAAAGTGATTTTACCTAAGTCTAATGGCACAGGAGCTATTGGTGAGATATTAAGTACACCCCTAATCGGGGAACCCCTAATCGGGTTTACTGAAACCTTCATATCTATCGGTGCGTTCAATAATTCAACTGAAGCTGAAAACTGTCTGAAATATGTAAAGTCAAAGTTTGCTCGTACAATGCTTGGTGTGTTAAAAGTTACACAGGATAATCCGCGAGATAAATGGTCAAAAGTTCCACTTCAGGACTTTACACCGCAGAGCGATATCGACTGGACAAAATCTATCCCTGAAATAGACAAGCAGCTCTATGCAAAATATGGATTAGACGAAAAGGAAATCGCCTTCATCGAAGAAAAAGTGGCGGCAATGGAGTGA
- a CDS encoding extracellular solute-binding protein, with the protein MKKTFTFLLIVLLLLPAVIFAQGGKDKKEDGIITINYWTHEDPARTQLETELIAQFEADNPNIKVVRSTQAAVKQIELVQTAFAANQGPDMFNLPIENQFAYITNGRVAPVDAQAAGYADISEVYAKYAPHVLDAVTVNGKLYGLPLELTNWAIYLNKKVFQSVGLDPEKDYPKTWEDMMEISEKIVIRDGDIIVRRGFDFRYPYYLTEMVPMVEQLGGQLISDDGKTAIVGDEAWLKVLSFMKEWGPSGRNLGSPTYKAARNLFNMDNNDIAMANTGLYQQGRIESDNPEFFKSGDWMVVPFPVFKDAVRDVASCYYGHYFMVNVDSSPAVQKAAWKLAGFLLSHGEDYLTRGGNLIQPTKALLESDTLRNMPYSDVFINDMARAHMVYFEENSAEIQTLIRNAVESVMLSGVSPEKALATLKASVQEVIDEQR; encoded by the coding sequence ATGAAGAAAACTTTTACTTTTCTCTTGATCGTCTTGTTGCTTCTTCCGGCAGTTATTTTTGCCCAAGGAGGAAAAGACAAAAAAGAAGACGGTATCATAACAATTAATTACTGGACTCATGAGGATCCAGCAAGAACGCAGCTGGAAACAGAACTGATTGCTCAGTTTGAAGCGGACAATCCGAATATCAAAGTCGTGAGATCCACACAGGCCGCAGTCAAGCAGATTGAGCTGGTGCAGACTGCTTTTGCCGCCAACCAAGGGCCGGACATGTTCAACCTGCCCATTGAAAACCAGTTTGCCTATATAACCAATGGGCGTGTTGCTCCTGTCGATGCCCAGGCCGCCGGATACGCGGACATAAGTGAAGTGTACGCAAAGTATGCGCCACACGTCCTTGATGCCGTAACGGTCAATGGCAAACTGTATGGCCTGCCCCTGGAACTGACGAACTGGGCGATTTATCTCAATAAGAAAGTCTTCCAGAGCGTTGGACTGGATCCTGAAAAGGATTATCCGAAGACATGGGAAGACATGATGGAGATTTCTGAAAAAATCGTCATCCGTGACGGAGACATCATCGTCCGCCGTGGTTTTGATTTCCGCTACCCGTACTATCTGACAGAAATGGTTCCCATGGTTGAGCAGTTGGGTGGACAGCTTATCAGTGATGATGGCAAGACGGCGATTGTCGGGGATGAAGCATGGCTCAAAGTGCTTTCCTTCATGAAGGAATGGGGACCAAGCGGACGCAATCTGGGCTCTCCTACATATAAAGCCGCCCGTAACCTGTTCAATATGGACAACAACGACATAGCCATGGCTAACACGGGGCTCTATCAGCAGGGACGCATTGAGAGTGACAACCCGGAATTCTTCAAGAGCGGAGACTGGATGGTCGTACCGTTCCCCGTCTTCAAGGATGCGGTTCGGGATGTGGCATCCTGCTATTATGGACATTACTTCATGGTGAACGTTGATTCCAGCCCTGCGGTGCAGAAAGCCGCATGGAAGTTGGCGGGCTTCCTGCTCTCCCATGGAGAAGACTATCTGACACGTGGCGGAAATCTCATTCAACCGACGAAAGCACTTCTTGAATCTGATACGTTGCGCAATATGCCGTACAGTGATGTATTCATCAACGACATGGCGCGGGCTCATATGGTCTATTTTGAAGAAAACAGCGCGGAAATACAGACACTGATTCGCAATGCGGTGGAGTCTGTCATGCTTTCAGGAGTTTCCCCTGAAAAGGCTCTGGCTACACTCAAAGCATCCGTTCAGGAAGTCATTGACGAGCAAAGATAA
- a CDS encoding helix-turn-helix domain-containing protein, producing the protein MISYKKLWHVLLDKDLKKKDLIMLAGVSSYTISKLNRGDNVTTDVLQRICKGLDCDLSDIMELVPDEDESTARD; encoded by the coding sequence ATGATTAGCTATAAAAAACTATGGCATGTGCTACTGGATAAGGACTTGAAGAAGAAGGACTTGATTATGCTTGCGGGTGTTAGCAGCTACACCATCAGCAAACTCAATAGAGGCGATAATGTTACGACCGACGTGCTGCAACGGATATGCAAAGGCTTGGATTGCGACTTGTCCGACATCATGGAATTAGTGCCGGATGAAGACGAAAGTACAGCGAGGGATTAA
- a CDS encoding response regulator transcription factor gives MKYTVVIVEDEKYTLEALVRTTPWEQLDLELIGTAEDGMSGEELIKDMEPDIVITDIRLPGQDGLDMLSHSPVNHAIILSGYIDYAYMKKAIRLGVFDYLQKPMEEGQLESTLTELVKKLTEEESEFARFRKVQDASNLFIALPSAAGKHVPDAAIRFIEENYQSPIGLPEAARFAGVTESHLSRTFKEATDINFLQYLNAFRLNNAIRLMRNPGKNIGEIASESGFPTPGYFAKLFKKYTGKTPSQFRDEQSQIS, from the coding sequence ATGAAATATACAGTGGTCATTGTGGAAGATGAAAAATATACCCTTGAGGCTCTTGTCCGTACTACTCCGTGGGAACAGTTGGATTTAGAACTCATCGGAACTGCGGAAGACGGCATGAGTGGCGAAGAACTCATAAAAGACATGGAGCCGGACATTGTAATCACTGACATACGGCTTCCCGGACAGGATGGTCTGGACATGTTGTCCCATAGTCCTGTGAACCATGCCATAATCCTAAGCGGATATATTGACTACGCGTACATGAAAAAAGCAATACGGCTTGGCGTGTTTGATTACCTGCAAAAGCCAATGGAAGAAGGACAACTGGAATCAACCTTGACGGAGTTGGTGAAAAAGCTTACCGAAGAAGAATCAGAATTTGCCCGTTTCAGGAAAGTCCAAGACGCTTCCAATCTGTTCATTGCCCTTCCTTCCGCAGCGGGAAAGCATGTCCCGGATGCCGCCATCCGTTTCATTGAGGAAAACTATCAATCTCCCATAGGGCTGCCAGAAGCGGCCCGGTTTGCGGGAGTGACGGAAAGTCATCTCAGCCGGACATTCAAGGAAGCCACTGATATAAACTTCCTGCAATATCTGAACGCATTCAGATTGAACAATGCCATACGGCTCATGAGGAATCCTGGCAAGAACATTGGTGAGATAGCATCAGAAAGCGGCTTCCCCACTCCAGGTTATTTCGCCAAACTTTTCAAGAAATACACGGGCAAGACTCCATCACAGTTCCGCGATGAACAAAGCCAGATATCCTGA
- a CDS encoding HAD family hydrolase: MMLNSALGHSLFIFDMGNVVVRNITVLRDISSRWNLPWQEIQDDYCHYEFPLMDGTMSPEDYWKHIRHKFGVTVSGEPFADWFKPVPNDPMVFLLKYLRSQGKRVVCGSNTFAPHWQILEEKGFLRLFDALYPSHLIGLSKPSRFYFSHILEAEGQEPDDTYFVDDLLENIDAARSMGIHCLHYAQTDISADDALMKAFGSEATGLDAQG, from the coding sequence ATGATGCTGAACTCTGCCCTGGGGCATTCGTTGTTTATCTTTGACATGGGCAACGTGGTGGTGAGGAACATAACGGTACTCAGGGATATTTCTTCCCGATGGAATCTTCCTTGGCAGGAAATCCAGGATGATTATTGTCATTATGAATTTCCTTTGATGGACGGGACGATGAGTCCTGAAGACTATTGGAAGCATATCCGCCATAAATTCGGCGTCACGGTATCCGGTGAGCCTTTTGCCGATTGGTTCAAGCCGGTACCGAACGACCCTATGGTCTTTTTGTTAAAGTATCTGCGCTCCCAAGGAAAAAGGGTGGTATGTGGTTCAAACACTTTTGCCCCGCACTGGCAGATACTTGAAGAGAAGGGATTTCTCCGTCTGTTCGATGCCTTGTATCCTTCTCATCTCATAGGTCTGAGCAAGCCATCACGGTTTTATTTTTCCCATATCCTTGAGGCGGAAGGACAGGAGCCTGATGATACATATTTTGTCGATGACCTTCTGGAAAATATCGATGCCGCCCGTTCCATGGGGATTCATTGCCTGCATTATGCGCAAACAGACATTTCCGCGGACGATGCCCTCATGAAGGCTTTCGGGAGCGAAGCCACCGGGTTGGATGCGCAGGGTTGA